From the genome of Streptomyces sp. NBC_00523:
TCGGAGTAGAAAGCCGCCAGCTTCATGGTGTCCGGGCAGTCGATGATGAAATCGGTGAGTCGCAGCATCCCGTGATCTTGGCACACGCTCCGACCCGGCTCCACGGTGGCCGGTAGGCTCGGCGCCCATGAGTCAGAGCGGTTCGCAAGCGGCTGCGTTCTTCCGCGATGTTCGCCGGAACCGTGTGGTCTGGCTCGTCCAGAATCACGACGGAACTCCAACTCACCTCTCCGCGGACGGCACGCGAAGCCTTCCGTTCTGGTCGACCTCGGCCCGTGCTCAGCGAGCAGCAGCGATCTGGAGGAACGAGCTACGCGCTGAATCCATGCCGTTGGACACCTGGTGCGAGCGCGTTCTGCCCGACGCCGCACGGGACGGGCTCGTGATCGGCATCAACTGGAGCGGACCGCGCCTGGTCGGCTGGAGCTTCACCACCACGGAAGTCCACAACCGGCCGGCGGCGGGCTGACCCACGGCATCGCTCGTCACAGCCCGGTAGCCGCGCGGACCAGTCCCGCCACCGCCGTCGAGCGGCTGTGCGGGGGCCAGGCGATGACCGTGGTGACGTGGGGGCTGTCGGGTACGGGGACGGCGGTCAGGCCCTCGTGGAGGCTGGGGCGGATGGAGTCCGGGACGATCGCGCAGGCGCGGCCCAGGGCGATGAGCTGGGTGAGTTGGGTGTGGTCGCGCACCTTGGGGCCGGGGCCGTCCGGGAACGTGCCGTCGGGGCGGGGCCAGCGCGGGAGGGGGAGGTCGGGGAGGGCGGTGACCTCGGCGAGACGGAGGTGGGGGCGGGTGGCGAGGGGGTGGCCCGCCGGGAGGACCGCGACCTGGCCCTCCGTGTGCAGATCCTCGGTGTCGAAGCCGGCCAGGTCGTCGAACGGCCGGTGCAGCAGGGCCACGTCCGCCCGGCCGTCGCGCAGTACGCCCGCCTGCTCGCCCGGCCCGCACAGCAGGACGTCCACGGCGACGGCGCCGGGCTCGGCGGCGTACGCGTCGAGGAGCTTGGCCAGCAGTTCGCCGGAGGCGCCCGCCTTCGCGGCGAGGATCACCGCAGGGTGACCGGCCGCGGTGAGGGCGGCCCGGCGGGTACGGCGCTCGGCGGCCTCGACGGCGTCCAGGGCCGCCCGCGCCTCCCGCAGCAGCACCGCTCCGGCCCCGGTCAGGGTGACGCCCCGGCTGCCGCGCTCCAGGAGCGGCGCGCCCAGCCGCCGCTCCAGCCCGCCGATCGCCCGCGACAGCGGGGGCTGGGCGATCCCGAGCCGTTG
Proteins encoded in this window:
- a CDS encoding LysR family transcriptional regulator codes for the protein METRELRYFVAVAEELHFGRAAQRLGIAQPPLSRAIGGLERRLGAPLLERGSRGVTLTGAGAVLLREARAALDAVEAAERRTRRAALTAAGHPAVILAAKAGASGELLAKLLDAYAAEPGAVAVDVLLCGPGEQAGVLRDGRADVALLHRPFDDLAGFDTEDLHTEGQVAVLPAGHPLATRPHLRLAEVTALPDLPLPRWPRPDGTFPDGPGPKVRDHTQLTQLIALGRACAIVPDSIRPSLHEGLTAVPVPDSPHVTTVIAWPPHSRSTAVAGLVRAATGL
- a CDS encoding DUF2750 domain-containing protein; amino-acid sequence: MSQSGSQAAAFFRDVRRNRVVWLVQNHDGTPTHLSADGTRSLPFWSTSARAQRAAAIWRNELRAESMPLDTWCERVLPDAARDGLVIGINWSGPRLVGWSFTTTEVHNRPAAG